One Prolixibacteraceae bacterium DNA segment encodes these proteins:
- a CDS encoding ABC transporter permease: MKSNQSLKKGFWGVVYREISMMRQKHLLMWLSIFLPLISFLFFTSLFSKGVATDLPVVVVDRDGSSLSRKMTKMVDNTQAMKVAFKETNLLDAKRHLYEGDAYGILFIDEGFSKDIYKGIAPRVVGYYNNAYLLPGGLVNKGLTTVVKTFAAGLNIQGNLRKGQNETQALISTVPLSLDTHIWVNPTTNYFYYLVTSLLPVMLQIFVVMCTVYAIGTEFRDRTSTEWLEMTDGNMLIALAGKLTPYFGIFSIVGFFMNTLLFKMFQVPVIGSLTFVNIGLLVMILADMGVGILFLCLNPSLRMAMSFSSFYGAVAFSFSGLTFPFHSMPSLAVYMSKLWPFSHYLDLLLGQVFRGASPLDSLLPIGSMLIFLLIPFAFRGKLKRVCLEEKFWGRL, translated from the coding sequence ATGAAGAGTAATCAATCATTAAAAAAGGGCTTTTGGGGTGTTGTATATCGTGAAATATCGATGATGCGTCAAAAGCATTTGTTGATGTGGTTATCTATCTTTCTTCCTTTAATATCTTTTCTATTCTTTACCTCTCTTTTCTCTAAAGGAGTTGCAACGGATCTTCCCGTTGTGGTTGTCGACCGTGATGGCTCCTCCTTGTCGAGAAAAATGACTAAGATGGTAGACAATACTCAGGCCATGAAGGTTGCTTTCAAAGAGACCAATCTTTTGGATGCAAAGAGACATCTATATGAAGGGGATGCTTATGGTATTCTCTTCATTGACGAAGGGTTCTCAAAAGATATCTATAAGGGGATTGCCCCTAGGGTGGTGGGATACTACAACAACGCTTATCTTCTTCCAGGAGGATTGGTGAATAAGGGATTAACAACTGTGGTGAAAACTTTCGCTGCTGGATTAAATATACAAGGTAACTTAAGAAAAGGACAGAATGAGACTCAAGCATTGATCTCTACCGTTCCTTTGAGTTTAGATACCCATATTTGGGTCAATCCAACAACCAACTATTTCTATTACTTAGTGACCTCATTGCTCCCTGTCATGCTTCAAATATTCGTTGTCATGTGTACCGTTTATGCTATTGGTACAGAATTTCGAGATCGTACTTCTACCGAGTGGTTGGAGATGACAGATGGAAATATGTTGATCGCTTTGGCAGGAAAATTAACCCCTTACTTTGGAATCTTTTCGATTGTTGGATTCTTTATGAATACCTTACTATTTAAAATGTTTCAAGTTCCAGTGATCGGTTCATTAACGTTCGTAAATATAGGACTGCTTGTGATGATATTGGCAGATATGGGAGTAGGAATACTATTTTTATGTTTGAACCCTAGTCTTCGTATGGCTATGAGTTTTAGCTCTTTTTATGGTGCCGTAGCCTTTAGTTTTTCAGGTTTAACATTTCCTTTTCATAGTATGCCTTCTTTAGCGGTCTATATGTCAAAGTTATGGCCCTTTTCGCACTATCTAGACCTTCTTCTAGGGCAAGTATTTCGAGGAGCATCTCCATTAGATAGCTTGCTTCCAATTGGGTCGATGTTGATATTTTTACTAATTCCCTTTGCATTCCGTGGAAAACTGAAGCGTGTTTGTTTAGAAGAGAAATTCTGGGGACGATTATAA
- a CDS encoding NAD(P)H-binding protein — MKKVILFGSTGAIGSALKECLLKQELDLTAFVRKATNSSPNEHFEEVVVNFDQLESIQRNANAVFIALGTTIKKAGSADAFKAVDRDLVIRIALWAKSQGIPEIHLVSSIGTSANAKGLYLQTKYEVENAIETLGFDTIHIYRPSLLIADRGCEKRFGESVSVPFMKMISHLGGKMKKYRPITVEKVAAFMSSQLGKGLSDVYIYESDQMQ, encoded by the coding sequence ATGAAGAAGGTGATTTTGTTTGGCTCTACGGGAGCTATCGGAAGCGCTCTTAAAGAGTGCTTGCTGAAACAAGAGTTGGATTTGACTGCATTCGTTCGAAAAGCAACCAATTCGTCTCCGAATGAGCATTTCGAAGAAGTGGTTGTAAATTTCGATCAGTTAGAATCGATACAGCGAAATGCGAATGCGGTCTTTATCGCTTTGGGAACCACTATTAAAAAAGCAGGTTCTGCCGATGCCTTTAAGGCTGTGGATCGTGATCTAGTGATTCGTATCGCTTTATGGGCAAAGTCTCAGGGGATTCCTGAGATTCATTTGGTTAGCTCTATAGGAACTAGTGCCAATGCTAAAGGACTATATCTTCAAACAAAATATGAGGTGGAAAATGCCATTGAGACACTAGGTTTTGACACCATTCATATCTATCGTCCTTCTCTTTTGATTGCGGATCGTGGGTGCGAAAAACGTTTTGGGGAGAGTGTTTCGGTTCCTTTTATGAAGATGATTTCTCATTTGGGAGGAAAAATGAAAAAATACCGTCCCATCACCGTTGAAAAGGTGGCTGCCTTTATGTCTTCACAATTAGGCAAAGGACTTTCTGATGTATATATATATGAGAGCGATCAGATGCAGTAG
- a CDS encoding TlpA family protein disulfide reductase, with protein MKRLTLCLVALVMAFSSMAGTANAESDAGTKVKTGAKAPDFRFEIAPNTPKYLSSYKGKVIVLNFFAIWCPPCRKEIPQISRELWPKYKDNPNFAMFMFGREHSWEALLDFKKRYEYDMNIVPDIDRSIFDKYATGQIPRNYVIGKDGKIFYQSQGFNLNEFKEMMEKIDEALKQ; from the coding sequence ATGAAAAGACTAACTCTGTGTTTAGTTGCTTTAGTGATGGCATTTTCATCAATGGCTGGAACTGCAAATGCTGAAAGTGATGCAGGAACAAAGGTAAAAACTGGTGCCAAAGCACCTGATTTTCGTTTTGAAATTGCGCCTAATACTCCTAAGTATTTAAGCAGTTACAAAGGAAAAGTTATTGTGCTAAACTTCTTTGCTATATGGTGTCCTCCTTGTCGTAAAGAGATTCCACAAATCTCTAGAGAATTATGGCCAAAATACAAAGACAATCCTAATTTTGCGATGTTTATGTTCGGTAGAGAGCATAGCTGGGAAGCACTATTAGACTTTAAGAAGCGTTACGAGTATGATATGAATATTGTTCCTGATATTGATCGTTCTATTTTCGACAAATATGCAACAGGACAGATTCCAAGAAACTATGTGATTGGAAAAGATGGTAAAATCTTCTACCAATCTCAAGGTTTTAACCTAAACGAGTTTAAAGAAATGATGGAAAAGATTGATGAAGCATTGAAGCAATAA
- a CDS encoding 4Fe-4S binding protein, with protein MNRRNNDKKRDSFLWIALCLILLVLYFWGAEKQEKKMQTMVIENFPSLSEQQPINKLPLIYKIDADDKFPEHYCMFSEGIGWGGPFVLMERISNDQKILSLELLLDNETPSYMLRLKKNHFFDQFKSKPLASPFVAGSDVQAISGATVSSVSLTKVVEESSHDASLSIFDVECNTLYAPIRIGVKEIIIGIIFILALLFSFFGWTRLRYVTMFAGLIFIGFVYNFPFSISHFASIFLGYIPDFRVNFTWWFVVGGVWLLILITGKNLYCTWICPFGAIQEIISKISGFGLPVHPLMKRYGSKILDITVLSVLGVMFYTHSVSKGSYEPFSALFKLHGSGLIWLVLPLMLFGSFFFKRFYCRFFCPAGTVLTWIMKLRNKVFKKSHVHLTKDMKCKTKTCGKCKNIS; from the coding sequence ATGAATAGAAGAAATAATGATAAAAAAAGGGACTCCTTTTTATGGATTGCGTTGTGTCTGATTTTACTTGTATTGTATTTTTGGGGGGCTGAAAAGCAAGAGAAGAAGATGCAAACAATGGTAATTGAAAATTTCCCATCTCTTTCTGAGCAACAGCCTATAAATAAGTTGCCTCTTATCTATAAGATAGATGCAGATGATAAGTTCCCAGAGCATTACTGTATGTTTTCTGAAGGGATTGGTTGGGGTGGTCCATTTGTATTGATGGAGAGAATCTCGAATGATCAGAAGATCCTCTCTTTAGAACTACTTTTGGATAATGAGACTCCCTCTTATATGTTGAGGTTAAAGAAAAATCATTTTTTTGATCAGTTTAAATCAAAGCCCCTTGCTTCTCCTTTTGTGGCTGGATCGGATGTTCAGGCAATTTCTGGTGCAACGGTTTCATCAGTAAGCTTGACTAAAGTGGTTGAGGAGAGTAGTCATGACGCGTCTCTTTCAATTTTTGATGTGGAGTGTAATACTCTTTATGCACCAATTAGAATAGGAGTGAAGGAGATAATTATAGGTATAATCTTTATTTTAGCATTACTGTTTAGTTTTTTCGGTTGGACTAGATTACGATATGTAACGATGTTTGCTGGATTAATTTTTATAGGCTTTGTGTATAATTTTCCTTTTAGTATTTCTCATTTTGCCTCGATATTTTTGGGTTATATTCCTGATTTTAGGGTGAATTTCACATGGTGGTTTGTTGTGGGAGGTGTTTGGTTGCTAATTTTAATTACTGGTAAAAATCTTTATTGTACTTGGATATGTCCATTTGGGGCTATTCAGGAAATTATATCAAAGATAAGTGGGTTTGGTTTGCCTGTTCACCCATTAATGAAGAGATATGGATCTAAAATATTGGATATTACTGTTTTGTCCGTTCTCGGTGTCATGTTCTATACCCATAGTGTATCAAAAGGTAGTTATGAGCCATTTTCTGCCTTATTTAAATTACATGGGAGTGGGTTAATTTGGCTCGTTTTGCCTCTAATGTTGTTTGGTTCATTTTTTTTTAAACGATTTTATTGTCGTTTTTTTTGCCCAGCAGGAACAGTGCTTACATGGATAATGAAATTAAGAAATAAAGTCTTTAAGAAATCACATGTTCATTTAACAAAAGATATGAAATGTAAGACAAAAACGTGTGGGAAGTGTAAAAACATTTCTTAA
- a CDS encoding nitroreductase family protein has translation MMNFTVNQDRCTNCGLCGKDCPVLIIDCKGDFPKIKEGKEKNCLKCQHCMAICHSGAISIFDKQPEDSVSISASIPKSEELENLMQLRRSVRQFKKEEIESDKIHQLLEKASYAPTAKNENGVHFVIAESRTQMDALKELVYKTIQEKSDANLIPERFQYLANFSKVWFAKQIDVIFRNAPHMVIASAPANGTSPSTDCTIALSYFELLANSQGISTLWDGFAHNVLQDVAPELGKVLGVPEGHAVAMVMIFGYSARKYARSIQHDGGNITSLSL, from the coding sequence ATGATGAATTTTACCGTAAACCAGGACCGTTGTACTAATTGTGGACTATGTGGCAAAGATTGTCCGGTGCTGATTATCGATTGTAAAGGAGATTTTCCTAAAATCAAAGAGGGAAAAGAAAAAAACTGTTTGAAGTGCCAACACTGTATGGCAATCTGTCATTCAGGAGCAATCAGTATTTTCGATAAACAACCAGAAGACAGTGTATCTATCTCTGCTTCTATTCCAAAGTCAGAGGAGTTAGAGAACCTAATGCAATTGCGTCGCTCTGTTCGTCAGTTTAAAAAAGAGGAGATCGAATCCGATAAAATTCATCAACTGTTAGAGAAAGCATCTTATGCACCTACTGCGAAAAATGAGAATGGCGTTCATTTTGTGATTGCAGAGTCTAGAACCCAGATGGATGCGCTGAAAGAGTTGGTCTACAAAACCATTCAAGAGAAGAGTGATGCCAATCTTATCCCAGAGAGATTCCAATATTTAGCGAACTTCTCTAAGGTGTGGTTTGCCAAACAGATCGATGTCATTTTCCGTAATGCACCGCATATGGTGATTGCATCGGCTCCTGCAAATGGAACCTCTCCGAGTACCGATTGTACTATTGCATTAAGCTATTTCGAACTATTGGCAAACAGTCAAGGGATCTCAACCCTATGGGATGGATTTGCACACAATGTATTGCAAGACGTGGCTCCAGAGTTAGGCAAAGTATTGGGCGTTCCAGAAGGACATGCTGTAGCCATGGTGATGATCTTCGGATATAGTGCTCGCAAATATGCACGCTCTATTCAGCATGATGGAGGAAACATTACTTCCTTGTCTCTTTAA
- a CDS encoding ABC transporter permease, producing MNKHKETLLDVFKTQLSQIFSDFGVMFIIVGASVIYPILYGWVYNQEVVKDIPVAVVDQDGTNFSRLFARNLDATEQVETTYRCVDFTHAKELLKDGKAKGIVVIPKGLEKQVMRSETASISVFADATYFMYYKQLLTGANYVVGTMNAGIRVKKQLLKGKMMANAVDNALNIRYESRSLFNPTGGYASYLMPAVLILILHQTLLMGMGLFAGTAYAEGRSWFLQPDMGVKDILIQLLGRGAAFFVLYIPVVIHLLINSFWILKYPAWASIPELLLFVFPFLLATICLALLLSTFFKERTSSMIFLLFTSIPLLFLSGISWPYQSMPDFWRVFGSFIPSTQAIIGIYKMQIMHSGLEVCSEQWIHLWQLAALFFCLTLYRVAQIRRKKNL from the coding sequence ATGAATAAACATAAGGAAACATTATTGGATGTTTTTAAGACACAGTTGTCTCAGATCTTCTCTGATTTTGGGGTGATGTTTATCATTGTTGGTGCAAGTGTGATCTATCCTATTTTATATGGATGGGTTTACAACCAAGAGGTGGTGAAAGATATCCCTGTAGCAGTTGTCGATCAAGATGGTACCAATTTTAGTAGGCTTTTTGCACGTAATCTAGATGCAACAGAACAGGTGGAAACTACTTATCGTTGTGTAGACTTTACGCATGCCAAAGAGTTGTTAAAGGATGGCAAGGCTAAAGGAATCGTCGTGATTCCTAAAGGGCTAGAGAAACAGGTGATGCGAAGCGAAACTGCTAGTATCTCGGTATTTGCTGATGCTACCTATTTCATGTATTATAAACAACTTCTGACTGGTGCCAATTATGTGGTTGGAACCATGAATGCAGGAATACGTGTGAAGAAGCAGTTGTTAAAAGGAAAGATGATGGCTAATGCAGTGGATAATGCGCTCAATATTAGATATGAGTCACGTTCATTATTCAATCCTACTGGAGGTTATGCGAGTTACTTGATGCCAGCGGTATTGATCCTAATTCTTCATCAGACTTTACTTATGGGAATGGGCCTTTTTGCAGGTACAGCATATGCTGAAGGAAGAAGTTGGTTTTTGCAACCAGATATGGGGGTGAAAGATATTTTAATACAACTTTTAGGACGTGGGGCTGCTTTCTTTGTTCTCTATATTCCTGTGGTAATCCATCTGTTGATTAATAGCTTTTGGATCCTCAAATATCCAGCATGGGCTAGTATACCAGAACTATTGTTATTTGTATTCCCATTTCTGTTAGCGACGATATGTCTTGCGCTACTCTTGAGTACATTCTTTAAAGAACGTACTAGTTCGATGATATTTTTGCTTTTTACATCTATTCCACTGCTTTTCTTGTCAGGAATTTCATGGCCTTATCAATCTATGCCTGACTTTTGGAGAGTCTTTGGATCTTTTATTCCAAGTACTCAAGCGATCATTGGAATATACAAGATGCAGATCATGCATTCGGGTTTAGAGGTCTGTAGTGAACAATGGATTCACCTATGGCAATTGGCGGCACTATTCTTCTGTTTGACTCTATATAGGGTTGCACAGATTCGTCGAAAGAAGAATCTTTAG
- a CDS encoding reductive dehalogenase: protein MDTNEKIKTKISRRDAIKMGSLTAAVTAFSALVSPRKTVAQTVSTVTDTGESRAKHHQTIDDICRIDPNMERFDQANTAFAKSILDDFGVIPLSKEDNPEMRHAFMNVVFANNGFNMITNQENPHLKEKKIGHRDIDLSLDCGAMALENMTGSSLARVLANESGPSITMPDGTLLPISLYKQSVPTPGQFDVFPRKHYFDSADDATYAIKKAAKLYGADMVGIAPFEERWVYKSEVYLPMDMNGIPVKDKIDPYREVKFGFKPKSVIVLGFEMDYEAYKTQPSAIGAAATSMGYTKMMETSTRLAYMLRRLGYNTLHAGNAVGVSVPLAIQAGLGESSRMGLLVTEEYGPRVRLAKVYTDLDLAIDSPKTFGVKEFCEICQKCADSCPSGAISKAVKTTDPENKPISVCNGRGVDKWYNDHQKCMAFWGENWGECAVCISVCPYNKIDMWHHDAAKVITKVPGLRRLARSFDEIFGYGKAGSEKLMQSFWKRRI from the coding sequence ATGGATACAAACGAAAAGATAAAAACGAAGATCTCAAGAAGAGATGCGATAAAGATGGGGTCATTAACTGCTGCAGTGACGGCTTTCTCTGCCTTGGTCTCTCCTCGAAAGACAGTAGCCCAGACAGTTTCGACTGTAACAGATACTGGAGAGTCAAGAGCAAAGCATCATCAAACAATTGATGATATTTGTAGGATTGATCCAAACATGGAACGTTTTGATCAAGCGAATACCGCTTTTGCAAAATCTATTTTGGATGATTTTGGTGTCATTCCTCTATCAAAAGAGGATAATCCTGAGATGCGCCATGCCTTTATGAACGTTGTTTTTGCAAACAATGGTTTCAATATGATAACAAATCAAGAGAACCCTCACTTGAAAGAGAAAAAAATAGGGCATAGAGATATTGACCTCTCTTTGGATTGTGGTGCTATGGCATTAGAGAATATGACGGGGTCTTCCTTGGCTAGAGTTTTGGCAAATGAAAGTGGGCCATCTATTACTATGCCAGATGGAACTTTATTACCCATATCACTGTATAAACAATCAGTTCCAACTCCTGGTCAGTTTGATGTTTTTCCTCGTAAGCATTATTTCGATTCGGCTGATGATGCTACATATGCAATAAAGAAAGCAGCGAAGTTGTATGGAGCGGATATGGTGGGTATTGCACCATTTGAAGAGAGATGGGTTTATAAATCAGAAGTCTATTTGCCTATGGACATGAATGGTATACCGGTGAAAGATAAGATAGATCCTTATAGGGAGGTGAAATTTGGCTTTAAACCAAAGTCAGTGATCGTTTTGGGTTTTGAGATGGATTATGAAGCATATAAAACGCAACCTTCTGCTATTGGTGCAGCTGCGACCTCTATGGGTTATACTAAAATGATGGAGACAAGTACTCGGTTGGCATATATGTTACGTCGTTTGGGGTATAATACTTTGCATGCTGGTAATGCAGTAGGAGTGAGTGTTCCTTTAGCCATCCAGGCTGGTTTAGGAGAATCTTCTCGTATGGGGCTTTTGGTTACAGAGGAGTATGGACCTAGGGTTCGTTTGGCTAAGGTTTATACAGACTTGGATCTTGCAATCGATAGCCCTAAGACTTTTGGTGTGAAAGAGTTCTGTGAAATATGTCAGAAGTGTGCAGACTCCTGTCCCAGTGGTGCAATTTCGAAAGCTGTAAAAACGACTGATCCAGAGAATAAACCAATCAGTGTGTGTAATGGTAGAGGAGTGGATAAGTGGTATAATGATCATCAAAAATGTATGGCTTTTTGGGGCGAAAATTGGGGGGAGTGTGCCGTTTGTATTTCTGTCTGTCCCTATAATAAAATTGATATGTGGCATCATGATGCAGCCAAGGTAATCACTAAGGTGCCAGGATTAAGAAGACTAGCTCGTTCCTTTGATGAGATTTTTGGATATGGAAAAGCTGGTAGTGAAAAGTTAATGCAATCATTTTGGAAAAGGAGAATTTAA
- a CDS encoding isochorismatase family protein — protein MAQTPVIFWNIDTQYDFVEQDGDLYVEGAELLKPLWEEILSYAREKNIRIISTKDHHFLDSDELSDNPDFVDTFPPHCIAFEKGSKSVLSNIEDNGFILDWDLKMGMVHLKDIYHQNIPITILKDRFDFTQGNPNSENILQIIEEKKMYIMGVAENVCVSQAAIALAKNGFHVTVISDAVKAIPGLSTPYEEWKERGIEMKRWEEVKEEIKTLF, from the coding sequence ATGGCCCAAACACCGGTTATCTTTTGGAATATCGACACACAATATGATTTTGTAGAGCAGGATGGAGACTTATATGTAGAAGGGGCTGAGCTATTAAAGCCTCTTTGGGAAGAGATCCTCTCCTATGCACGGGAAAAGAATATTCGCATTATATCCACCAAAGACCATCATTTTTTGGATTCGGATGAACTTTCAGATAACCCAGACTTTGTAGACACTTTTCCACCTCACTGTATTGCTTTTGAGAAAGGCTCCAAGAGTGTGTTGTCTAATATTGAGGACAATGGATTTATTTTAGATTGGGATCTGAAGATGGGAATGGTACATTTGAAGGACATTTACCATCAAAATATCCCTATTACCATCTTAAAAGATCGATTCGATTTTACGCAAGGAAATCCCAATAGTGAAAATATCCTTCAGATAATTGAGGAGAAAAAAATGTATATCATGGGGGTTGCCGAGAATGTCTGTGTTAGTCAAGCAGCCATTGCCCTTGCTAAAAATGGTTTTCATGTTACAGTAATTTCGGATGCGGTAAAAGCAATCCCTGGACTTTCAACACCATATGAAGAGTGGAAAGAGCGAGGAATTGAAATGAAAAGATGGGAAGAGGTAAAAGAGGAGATCAAAACACTCTTTTAA
- a CDS encoding alpha/beta hydrolase: MQNSSKLQLFTICLLILMTGCSSELEEPIDTEGIMVMANATYPVVLHKDIAYGFGLTQKSMSSKERIEKPLLLDIYTPENKETKRPLFIFIHGGGFKGGSKDAITIKNLADYFTSRGWVFVSPSYRLQNDFGTVPQEWKDTALQINQDTVSQFNAMYTAVRDTKAACRWVMSNANSYGIDTNNISIGGSSAGAITAIAVAISEQEDFRDELSIAQDPTLKKTHLDQSIHFGSIIDLWGSSIALGAHEMVYQTERFDVQDPPLFIFHGTKDLTVPFIGAQSLKKRYTELNIPYAFYPIEGGGHGVWNTTYEGKTLEELAFQFIVEQHNLKVK, encoded by the coding sequence ATGCAAAACAGCAGCAAACTACAACTCTTTACTATCTGTCTCCTAATCTTAATGACTGGGTGTAGTAGCGAATTGGAAGAACCAATAGACACTGAAGGAATAATGGTGATGGCAAATGCAACCTATCCTGTTGTATTACACAAGGATATTGCCTATGGTTTCGGCCTAACCCAAAAGAGTATGTCATCTAAAGAGCGTATTGAAAAGCCACTTCTTCTCGATATTTACACCCCTGAAAATAAAGAAACCAAACGACCTCTTTTTATCTTTATCCATGGAGGGGGATTTAAAGGAGGATCAAAAGATGCCATCACAATAAAGAACTTGGCAGACTACTTTACCTCTCGTGGTTGGGTTTTTGTTTCCCCTAGTTATCGTCTTCAGAATGATTTTGGAACAGTCCCACAAGAGTGGAAAGATACAGCACTTCAAATAAATCAGGATACCGTTTCTCAATTCAATGCAATGTATACTGCAGTTCGGGATACCAAAGCTGCTTGTCGATGGGTTATGTCCAATGCAAACTCTTACGGTATCGACACAAATAACATCTCCATCGGAGGAAGCTCTGCAGGGGCTATCACAGCCATAGCAGTGGCAATATCAGAACAGGAAGATTTTCGTGATGAACTATCTATTGCACAAGATCCAACGCTAAAAAAGACGCATCTTGATCAATCCATTCATTTTGGTTCGATTATCGATCTTTGGGGATCTAGTATTGCATTAGGGGCTCATGAAATGGTATACCAGACAGAACGCTTTGATGTCCAAGACCCACCCCTGTTTATTTTTCACGGCACAAAAGATTTGACGGTGCCTTTTATCGGAGCACAAAGCCTAAAAAAGAGATATACTGAATTGAATATCCCTTATGCATTCTACCCTATCGAAGGAGGAGGACATGGCGTATGGAATACAACCTATGAGGGGAAAACTTTAGAAGAGTTGGCTTTTCAATTTATTGTAGAACAGCACAACCTTAAAGTGAAGTAA
- a CDS encoding cold shock domain-containing protein produces the protein MNNGIVKFFNESKGYGFIKEDETNKEYFVHVTGLVDEIKEDDQVTFELKEGNKGLNAVNVKLA, from the coding sequence ATGAACAACGGAATTGTAAAGTTTTTTAATGAATCAAAAGGTTATGGTTTCATTAAAGAAGACGAGACAAACAAAGAGTATTTCGTACACGTAACTGGTTTGGTTGACGAAATTAAAGAAGATGACCAAGTTACTTTTGAACTTAAAGAAGGTAACAAAGGACTAAATGCAGTGAACGTGAAACTAGCATAA
- a CDS encoding TetR/AcrR family transcriptional regulator has translation MSKSKSEITRRLLIQSALDVLSRTSYKGAKLQDVAVEVGLSRGAIYWHFKNKQDLYEQVFYEYFDISMNEIYKIIDNGESVIATISRIVDYLVVDHVDANHKSALIYNGMVLEAPEDTKILIKRVDKLFQRLFEMHNEMLQRGVEKGELRSDIDSRLETRALYSFIWGYYTNKVRFFSRRNPSDIRSYILQKFVYQLL, from the coding sequence GTGAGTAAATCAAAGAGTGAAATTACTAGAAGATTGTTAATTCAATCTGCACTTGATGTGTTGTCAAGGACATCTTACAAAGGTGCAAAGCTACAAGATGTGGCTGTCGAGGTAGGCCTTTCAAGGGGGGCTATTTATTGGCATTTTAAGAATAAGCAGGATCTTTACGAGCAGGTTTTTTATGAGTATTTTGACATCTCAATGAATGAGATCTATAAAATTATTGATAATGGAGAGTCCGTTATTGCAACCATATCACGTATTGTAGATTATTTGGTCGTAGATCATGTAGATGCCAATCACAAATCGGCCCTTATATATAATGGAATGGTTTTAGAAGCACCAGAAGATACCAAAATTTTGATTAAAAGGGTGGATAAGCTATTTCAACGTCTTTTTGAAATGCACAATGAAATGTTGCAAAGGGGAGTGGAAAAAGGAGAATTAAGATCGGATATTGATAGTAGGCTCGAAACGCGTGCTCTTTATAGTTTTATTTGGGGATATTATACGAACAAAGTTCGATTTTTTTCACGTCGTAACCCCTCGGATATTCGCTCTTATATTCTTCAAAAGTTTGTTTATCAGTTATTATAG
- a CDS encoding cysteine-rich small domain-containing protein, which translates to MRSKCKTENYKFSQHKACEFFPCHKVKDDSTFNCLFCYCPLYMLKDQCGGSFKYTNGVKDCSDCLLPHSPKAFDHVMSKMGDIIAIGSQKVETSDK; encoded by the coding sequence ATGAGAAGCAAATGTAAGACCGAAAACTATAAGTTTTCACAACATAAAGCATGTGAGTTTTTTCCATGTCATAAAGTAAAAGACGACAGCACTTTTAACTGTCTGTTCTGTTACTGTCCCCTATATATGTTAAAAGATCAATGTGGTGGGAGTTTTAAGTATACCAATGGTGTGAAGGATTGTAGCGACTGTTTGTTGCCACATTCTCCAAAAGCTTTTGACCATGTGATGAGTAAGATGGGAGATATTATTGCTATTGGTAGCCAAAAAGTAGAGACCTCTGATAAGTAA